A region from the Vibrio chagasii genome encodes:
- a CDS encoding DUF2913 family protein yields MSKNLKHYQALDMLVTNALLTLYCTMSNKGGYWTTKRRNELLVKCIKPKLKMKQFATCKNEIKTMICIGRDAVGNLEKKLWDVNALNLDYQSKFSQADELYIMFSSLHEKHKFPSMMNNTSQYKEMDTLYITQEDIEDVFDGVNNQIKPLPLTVKTNRLNELIRAVEENGTYHVEAGDVNEDGLTSFLLHRAS; encoded by the coding sequence ATGAGTAAAAATCTAAAACACTATCAAGCCCTCGATATGCTTGTTACAAATGCATTGTTGACGCTCTATTGCACCATGAGTAACAAAGGTGGTTATTGGACAACGAAACGAAGAAATGAACTTTTGGTCAAGTGCATAAAACCCAAGTTGAAAATGAAACAGTTTGCAACTTGTAAAAATGAAATAAAAACAATGATATGTATTGGACGCGATGCAGTGGGCAATCTGGAAAAGAAGCTGTGGGATGTGAATGCGTTAAACCTTGATTATCAGTCAAAATTTTCTCAAGCCGATGAGCTGTACATCATGTTTAGTAGTTTACATGAAAAACACAAATTTCCATCAATGATGAACAACACTTCTCAATACAAAGAGATGGATACACTATACATAACACAGGAAGACATTGAAGATGTGTTTGATGGTGTCAATAATCAAATCAAGCCCTTACCACTAACGGTTAAAACTAACAGACTGAATGAGTTAATTAGAGCAGTAGAAGAAAATGGAACATATCATGTTGAGGCTGGCGATGTGAATGAGGACGGGCTTACTAGCTTCTTGTTACACAGAGCCTCTTAA
- a CDS encoding RDD family protein: MINLRRFISYMVDYIVIIVAYTILSSLIGGLEKYGVWAIIHFFLLIVIYFVVLYQTVGYSVGEKLLGLRVTPVGQDDAALELSSAVFRGGAICLYSVAPILALIALLPSKRSLADRISMTVLKIQSQK, translated from the coding sequence ATGATTAACTTAAGGCGATTTATTTCATACATGGTCGATTATATCGTGATTATTGTAGCCTACACAATCCTAAGCTCGTTAATTGGCGGCTTGGAAAAGTATGGTGTCTGGGCAATTATTCATTTTTTCCTATTGATCGTTATTTACTTCGTTGTCCTATATCAGACGGTAGGCTATTCAGTTGGCGAGAAGTTGCTTGGTTTGCGGGTAACACCTGTAGGCCAAGATGATGCTGCCTTAGAGCTCTCTAGTGCGGTTTTTAGGGGGGGAGCTATTTGCCTATATAGTGTGGCGCCGATACTGGCTTTAATTGCTTTACTGCCTTCTAAGCGTTCGTTGGCAGATAGAATATCGATGACAGTATTGAAGATACAGTCACAAAAATAG
- a CDS encoding Fe3+-citrate ABC transporter substrate-binding protein, translating into MEFREGADTRFMSMTDKAIKLHIPTPDDNISYHSLGHLKLGVGQTYKKAIKLRNTVGKELWKSHWPKIVSDPYFLSSLPKNLEPLLMVTKSGQKYYRAMPTINGKRKCIKRSVNKYGKLGAYLQCKKELLDAYEEYLPILSYMGRLPTIKLH; encoded by the coding sequence ATGGAGTTTAGAGAAGGCGCCGATACGCGATTTATGTCAATGACTGACAAGGCAATAAAACTACACATACCGACACCTGACGACAACATTTCGTATCATTCACTCGGGCATTTGAAGCTCGGGGTGGGCCAAACTTATAAGAAGGCTATCAAGTTGAGAAATACAGTCGGCAAAGAGCTTTGGAAATCTCATTGGCCAAAAATTGTATCTGATCCGTATTTCTTGTCTTCCTTACCTAAGAATTTGGAGCCGTTGTTAATGGTTACCAAAAGTGGCCAAAAGTACTATCGAGCAATGCCAACGATAAACGGCAAGCGGAAATGCATAAAAAGAAGTGTCAATAAATATGGGAAGCTTGGGGCCTATTTACAATGCAAAAAAGAACTTCTAGATGCTTACGAAGAGTACTTGCCAATTTTGAGCTACATGGGGAGGCTACCTACGATTAAATTACACTAA
- a CDS encoding LexA family protein, whose product MGNLKLFNSSASCSLSSWESPAAEYTELSVSLDSILINNPNSTFLAYASGDSMNGDGIFDGDLLCIDRKPQAMTGSIVVVYLNGSLLCKKLDVERRLLLSSNPEHKPIKIEEGDDFSIEGTVIRSVRLFTPLPDFI is encoded by the coding sequence ATGGGTAACTTAAAACTATTCAATTCTTCTGCTTCTTGTTCGCTCTCGAGCTGGGAAAGCCCTGCAGCCGAATATACAGAGTTAAGCGTTAGTCTAGATTCTATTTTGATCAATAACCCGAACAGTACCTTCCTAGCATATGCGTCAGGCGACTCAATGAATGGAGATGGTATTTTTGACGGCGACCTACTATGTATCGATAGAAAACCACAAGCGATGACTGGAAGTATTGTGGTCGTCTACTTAAACGGGTCACTGCTGTGCAAAAAGCTTGATGTCGAAAGGCGACTACTTCTTTCATCGAATCCTGAACACAAGCCAATCAAAATTGAAGAGGGCGATGACTTCTCAATTGAAGGTACCGTTATTCGCTCTGTAAGACTTTTCACACCATTACCGGACTTTATATGA
- a CDS encoding PD-(D/E)XK nuclease superfamily protein, with translation MCRKDLLKDVAAVIEGCGFEYSPFAQTYTYQRDVAYPSLIADKTDRAHFLLNTAAGKIQIVVKYQEVKGTAIEKLAYTALDAARTEHNRFIVVCGGVELEGKALQFLNELKHTAPKLEAIKVQDLEDVLLAAVA, from the coding sequence ATGTGTCGTAAAGATTTGCTGAAAGATGTCGCTGCCGTTATTGAAGGTTGCGGCTTTGAATACAGTCCATTCGCACAAACTTATACATACCAACGAGATGTGGCATACCCAAGTCTTATCGCTGACAAGACAGATCGTGCCCACTTTTTGTTAAACACTGCTGCGGGGAAAATTCAGATCGTGGTCAAGTATCAGGAAGTTAAGGGTACCGCGATCGAGAAACTCGCATATACCGCTTTGGATGCTGCGCGAACCGAACATAACCGTTTCATTGTGGTCTGTGGCGGGGTAGAGCTCGAAGGTAAAGCACTTCAATTCCTGAATGAACTAAAACATACGGCACCAAAGCTTGAGGCAATCAAGGTTCAAGATCTTGAAGATGTGCTTTTGGCCGCGGTAGCTTAA
- a CDS encoding DotG/IcmE/VirB10 family protein, with protein MKISKKVKNIITVIVIFSVILGAMAFAILTATKQVEAELSSTGTQTKGAPVIKTNDVLGKSVDGVIVVPEDSPIAQQSIERQEQDREEAIAQGKNHISKTRVIPEQEETVGQRGESAIEQDSASLKKKVPIAQEVNELGEELLPNGSEKVAKADKQKVTNLSTGDVVVLPLPNEEKPVSNQINDLKKQLANSSAGKKAVDIKSASNSRQLELQQEKARLRAEKINNGARSLFSGLPYVPDSGNKFKVEYKPSKNVYASTSSTVFSPKDAKLPAASALHRSDGGQTLPGIHPNYLKALELAASEKVRLRLDGKEETPELKPNPQNVLFEAAEIVAAKTTLPIDSDVPGPLRVEILTGKAKKSVAFGKFELIEQAPGVALTVTSVIVDGKAVPVKAWALSPDTELALFDDDVDHHYIQRFGGLFAGLFMSGFLESLTNTDVTVSNGDTNISTGAIEGTTERIVYSVATAAEGFLPILYNYANRPIQVKVPNGQVMYLLFEDMVLKTDTVDSKQQEVTPSQAQPPKWKSSVIANKDSVNLPEQKKVVTATNITDEENTELWK; from the coding sequence ATGAAGATTAGTAAAAAAGTTAAAAATATCATAACAGTGATCGTCATATTTTCAGTGATTTTAGGGGCTATGGCCTTCGCCATCTTAACAGCAACAAAACAAGTTGAAGCTGAGCTATCGTCTACTGGTACCCAAACAAAAGGGGCTCCAGTGATCAAGACCAATGATGTTTTAGGGAAGTCGGTTGATGGAGTTATTGTAGTACCCGAAGATTCTCCAATAGCTCAGCAATCTATTGAGAGACAAGAACAAGATAGAGAAGAAGCTATTGCTCAAGGGAAAAACCATATTAGTAAAACAAGGGTAATACCAGAACAAGAAGAAACCGTTGGACAGAGAGGTGAATCGGCGATTGAGCAAGATTCTGCTTCTTTGAAAAAGAAGGTGCCGATTGCACAAGAAGTTAATGAATTAGGTGAAGAGTTACTTCCAAATGGGTCTGAGAAGGTAGCAAAGGCTGATAAGCAGAAAGTAACGAACCTTTCTACAGGTGACGTAGTGGTATTGCCTTTGCCAAACGAAGAAAAGCCCGTTTCTAACCAGATAAATGATCTTAAGAAACAGTTAGCTAACTCAAGCGCGGGAAAAAAAGCAGTAGATATAAAATCAGCATCAAACAGTAGGCAACTTGAATTACAGCAAGAGAAGGCGAGGTTACGAGCAGAGAAGATTAATAATGGGGCTAGGTCATTATTCTCTGGTCTACCATACGTCCCTGATTCCGGCAACAAATTCAAAGTTGAATATAAACCATCTAAAAATGTCTATGCATCGACATCAAGTACCGTTTTCAGTCCAAAAGATGCGAAGCTGCCAGCGGCATCTGCCTTGCACAGATCCGATGGGGGGCAGACGCTACCAGGTATACACCCTAACTACCTAAAGGCACTCGAACTCGCAGCTAGTGAAAAGGTAAGGTTGAGGTTAGACGGTAAAGAAGAAACGCCAGAACTGAAGCCCAATCCTCAGAACGTGTTATTCGAAGCTGCAGAAATTGTTGCTGCCAAAACAACACTTCCGATTGACAGTGATGTTCCTGGGCCATTGCGCGTTGAGATCCTAACTGGTAAGGCGAAGAAATCGGTAGCGTTTGGTAAGTTTGAGCTGATTGAACAAGCTCCAGGAGTTGCTCTGACGGTCACAAGTGTAATAGTAGACGGAAAAGCAGTACCAGTTAAAGCATGGGCTCTTTCACCGGATACTGAACTCGCACTATTTGATGATGACGTAGATCATCATTACATACAGCGTTTCGGAGGGCTGTTTGCTGGCTTGTTTATGTCAGGTTTTCTAGAATCATTGACGAACACTGATGTTACAGTTTCGAATGGAGATACCAACATCTCTACTGGAGCCATTGAAGGCACAACAGAAAGGATTGTTTATAGTGTTGCTACAGCTGCAGAAGGCTTTCTTCCAATTTTATATAACTATGCAAACAGACCAATTCAGGTAAAAGTTCCAAATGGGCAAGTGATGTATTTATTGTTTGAAGATATGGTATTGAAAACTGATACCGTAGATTCAAAGCAACAGGAGGTAACGCCATCACAGGCACAACCACCTAAATGGAAATCAAGTGTCATCGCCAATAAAGACAGCGTCAACCTCCCTGAACAAAAGAAAGTTGTGACCGCCACCAATATAACGGATGAAGAAAATACAGAACTGTGGAAATAA
- a CDS encoding HNH endonuclease, whose amino-acid sequence MMSRKMSKERQAILDKSGGVCWYCGDPLADKRWHEDHFYPIRRNYDGTCLNPQYDVEENKVPSCAPCNKLKSSLSIQYFRKYIDEFVDGLNKYTNQYKFAKRYGQIQETRHPVVFWFEKNNKKVNLPELIE is encoded by the coding sequence ATGATGTCTAGGAAAATGTCAAAAGAGCGCCAAGCAATATTAGATAAGTCAGGTGGTGTTTGTTGGTATTGCGGTGACCCACTAGCTGACAAACGTTGGCATGAGGACCACTTTTATCCGATCAGACGCAACTATGATGGGACTTGTCTAAATCCACAATATGATGTCGAGGAAAACAAAGTACCCTCTTGCGCACCTTGCAATAAACTTAAATCTTCACTTAGCATTCAATACTTCCGAAAGTACATCGATGAGTTCGTCGATGGCCTAAATAAGTACACTAACCAGTATAAGTTCGCAAAACGATACGGCCAGATACAAGAAACGCGTCACCCAGTAGTTTTTTGGTTTGAAAAAAACAACAAGAAAGTGAATCTGCCAGAATTAATTGAATAA
- a CDS encoding endonuclease, with protein MRSITIKSLTLLVILSSPVVLAGGNTSIESFSKAKRLMQQSIFIGEEFQKTFYCSAAFNQNKEVTLPSGIITTKYMNRLKKWEAEHVLSSENLGRSFVEWREGHPKCIDSKGKSLKGRRCTTKVSKEFRLMQADLYNLQPSLGAVNAARQNYNFTMLPQAKSNFGSCDMRIDNRKVQPPEIARGQIARTYLYMENAYQSYTMSSSQRKLMKAWDRQYPVTDKECEIARRIEIVQKSKNNTLALRCHWALGA; from the coding sequence ATGCGCTCTATTACTATTAAGTCCTTAACTTTACTCGTTATCCTGAGTTCACCTGTTGTGCTTGCTGGTGGCAATACAAGTATTGAATCCTTCAGTAAAGCTAAACGCTTGATGCAACAATCTATCTTTATCGGCGAAGAATTCCAGAAAACTTTTTATTGTTCTGCTGCATTCAACCAGAATAAAGAGGTCACGCTACCAAGCGGCATTATTACCACTAAGTATATGAATAGATTGAAAAAGTGGGAAGCCGAGCATGTGTTGAGTTCTGAAAATCTCGGGCGTTCATTTGTAGAATGGCGTGAAGGTCACCCAAAGTGCATCGACTCCAAAGGCAAATCTTTAAAAGGTAGAAGATGTACAACTAAAGTCAGTAAAGAATTTCGCTTAATGCAAGCTGACCTATACAACCTTCAGCCTTCTCTTGGTGCTGTCAACGCGGCGAGACAGAATTATAATTTCACAATGCTGCCTCAAGCTAAATCTAATTTTGGCTCATGTGATATGAGAATAGATAACCGTAAAGTCCAGCCACCTGAAATAGCCCGAGGGCAAATCGCACGTACCTACCTCTACATGGAAAATGCTTATCAATCGTACACAATGAGCAGTAGTCAAAGAAAACTTATGAAAGCATGGGATCGTCAATATCCAGTAACAGACAAAGAGTGTGAAATTGCTAGAAGAATTGAAATAGTTCAAAAATCAAAAAACAACACACTCGCGTTACGCTGTCACTGGGCGTTGGGCGCATAG
- a CDS encoding TraM recognition domain-containing protein — MANFKKQSVNNINPELHDPNLFHRDSRPFTVQLGSFISQIFPLLLMLFGMLLFIAPEYGDFIFAFAVGVRLATTRKDHDYPFDAPEWSSYISKKESLGSAIQNGRLIPKREAGKGTLIFGIEYFKRRLLASNPDMETRHSLVMGSTGSGKTVLILTMLFQCLLQPGGTSAVIVDGKADIKLFWTIFAILKRLDRLHDFLVLNFLTPMDTLDTSNMHDDALISNNMNILNNGTPDQMKTLTMGLGRDSEGGDSSFWEGRTSTMIGASYQYLVYERDIEGLDLNIEVVRNFLVLRNMLKKASRKDVPLKYRLPLQQYLKTLPTISDSVFEQSESEIDQMDIYTKAEEQHSYNVMMVSETMSDLSETMNHIFVTKLSEVNMTDVCLGGRVLLVLLPSIAKNADSVAALGRLLLQGLRPILMRAAGYKLQGNRVTLDNRPSSAKYPVRLFFDEYGMYAVKGFYVIVSLVRSYGFHVLFGAQTAGMFQRVCGREEYEALMGNLNNKFILKNEDHGESLSLALGRTGKVFGARQDKIENEVGGAVHEKDDVRVEANDMVNAQMLASATPGEGLYIYGGDVYPFKALELKFPEVDTSRLNYFSQVLDPSLDEIDDAKRQVLLKNSEYVEQANEFVNLEMEPLEFKELSCDLQYVRSLNITDNLSKQMMLALGRSVLEIAEEVVEEDVSVTDTIQESGFTESVDEEFGNISIDDAELQVIEAQSYQDDVAGEYNEEVDFSDYELYMGIQPDFQNDENDESDGNFESGSLDSAINGEVNIEAFKNTAYEDIQNQYKNRYVSSNLSNEQLQAALDDSQVDIKETVIDLSLFGGEDEATAVTGAEHAISKIKEVLNYPNSELPSEPISTENVNSVVEDTLNSLGSHF, encoded by the coding sequence ATGGCAAACTTCAAGAAACAATCTGTTAATAACATTAACCCTGAACTTCACGACCCTAACTTATTTCATCGCGATTCTCGTCCGTTTACTGTCCAACTCGGTAGCTTTATAAGCCAAATATTTCCCTTGCTGTTAATGCTATTTGGCATGTTGTTGTTCATTGCTCCAGAATACGGCGATTTCATATTTGCTTTTGCTGTTGGTGTTCGACTGGCAACAACACGCAAAGATCATGATTATCCATTTGATGCACCTGAATGGTCATCATACATTTCAAAAAAGGAATCTCTTGGTTCCGCTATTCAAAATGGCCGGCTAATTCCCAAACGCGAGGCAGGTAAAGGGACACTGATATTTGGTATTGAGTATTTTAAGCGAAGGTTATTGGCCTCAAATCCAGACATGGAAACTCGGCATAGTTTGGTGATGGGCTCAACTGGTAGTGGAAAAACGGTCCTGATACTTACAATGCTTTTTCAGTGCCTCCTTCAGCCTGGAGGAACATCTGCGGTTATAGTGGATGGTAAGGCAGACATTAAATTATTTTGGACCATATTTGCCATTCTAAAAAGGCTAGACCGCCTACATGATTTCTTGGTTCTAAACTTTTTAACTCCGATGGATACTCTTGATACGTCAAATATGCATGATGATGCGTTGATTTCGAACAATATGAATATCCTAAACAACGGTACTCCGGACCAAATGAAAACTCTTACGATGGGGCTGGGACGTGACAGCGAAGGGGGGGATTCTTCATTTTGGGAAGGACGAACATCTACGATGATCGGAGCTTCTTATCAGTATTTAGTCTACGAAAGGGATATTGAGGGCCTTGATCTTAACATCGAAGTTGTACGGAATTTCCTTGTTTTAAGAAACATGTTGAAAAAGGCTTCACGTAAAGATGTGCCTTTGAAATACAGACTTCCACTTCAGCAGTACCTTAAAACATTACCTACTATTTCAGATTCAGTTTTTGAACAAAGTGAGTCTGAAATTGATCAGATGGATATCTACACAAAAGCCGAAGAGCAGCACTCGTACAACGTTATGATGGTCAGTGAAACTATGTCTGATTTAAGTGAAACAATGAATCATATCTTTGTAACAAAGCTGTCAGAAGTCAACATGACTGACGTTTGTTTAGGTGGACGCGTTCTATTAGTGCTTCTACCGTCAATTGCTAAAAACGCGGATTCAGTAGCTGCATTGGGAAGGCTTTTATTACAAGGCTTGCGGCCAATTCTAATGAGGGCGGCAGGGTATAAGTTGCAAGGAAACAGAGTGACGCTTGATAACAGGCCATCTTCTGCAAAATATCCTGTAAGGCTTTTCTTTGATGAGTATGGCATGTATGCCGTCAAAGGTTTCTATGTGATTGTGTCATTAGTTAGAAGTTACGGTTTTCACGTTCTCTTTGGGGCACAGACAGCTGGGATGTTCCAACGTGTGTGCGGTCGAGAAGAATATGAAGCACTAATGGGTAACCTCAATAACAAATTTATCCTGAAAAACGAAGACCATGGAGAATCATTGTCACTTGCTTTGGGTAGAACCGGAAAAGTGTTCGGCGCAAGACAAGATAAAATTGAGAATGAAGTTGGTGGCGCGGTACATGAAAAAGATGACGTTAGGGTAGAGGCTAATGACATGGTAAATGCCCAAATGCTGGCAAGCGCGACCCCAGGAGAGGGCTTATATATTTACGGTGGTGACGTATATCCATTTAAAGCGCTTGAACTAAAATTCCCAGAAGTTGACACATCTCGACTGAACTATTTTAGTCAAGTCTTGGACCCATCTTTAGATGAAATTGATGATGCCAAGCGACAAGTTTTATTGAAAAATTCTGAATACGTAGAACAAGCAAATGAGTTCGTAAATTTGGAAATGGAACCTCTTGAGTTTAAAGAATTGAGCTGCGATTTGCAGTACGTTCGGTCCCTAAATATCACCGATAACTTATCTAAGCAAATGATGTTGGCATTGGGCCGTAGTGTCCTGGAAATAGCTGAAGAGGTTGTCGAAGAGGACGTTAGTGTTACCGACACTATTCAGGAATCGGGATTTACTGAGAGTGTTGATGAAGAGTTTGGGAATATCTCGATTGATGACGCAGAGTTACAAGTGATAGAGGCTCAGAGTTATCAAGATGATGTTGCTGGTGAATATAATGAAGAAGTCGACTTTAGCGATTATGAGCTTTATATGGGGATTCAGCCTGACTTTCAAAACGATGAAAACGATGAAAGCGATGGTAATTTTGAAAGTGGTTCATTGGATTCGGCAATCAATGGTGAGGTTAACATTGAAGCATTCAAAAATACCGCGTATGAGGATATTCAAAATCAGTATAAAAATCGATATGTATCAAGCAATTTATCCAATGAACAATTGCAAGCGGCTCTTGATGATTCACAAGTCGATATTAAGGAAACTGTAATTGATCTCTCACTGTTTGGCGGCGAGGACGAAGCAACGGCAGTAACGGGAGCGGAACATGCGATAAGCAAGATTAAAGAAGTACTAAACTACCCTAACTCAGAACTACCTTCAGAGCCAATTTCAACAGAGAATGTAAATAGTGTTGTAGAGGATACATTAAACTCCCTTGGTTCCCACTTTTAG
- a CDS encoding Y-family DNA polymerase encodes MKHFALIDANSMYVSCECVFQPQYRKKPCVVLSNNDGAVVAANRLAVEAGIAKFEPYFKQKGIIDKNGIKVFSSNYALYASISGQMMATISEFASESHIYSIDEIFLNLTNDLKLIPDVVQFGQKIRQTVWRECRIPVSFGSGPTLTLSKLANKLTKSIREYNGVCVIKTEKDRIDALKMTSVKDVWGIGRASAKRLKWMGIDTAFDLALLGPEEARRRFDINMQRTVLELQGEPAKMWDDCRKDKQQIMSTRSVGTRIRTLDELKQALSFHASIVARKCRDQNSSCLTLMAFANTSPFDNKPQSFKAIHQFEFPSSDSTRFSKVVTGMAESLFKSNVDYYKVGVGALQLVSDKQRQVDLFAEPEDPALMGVVDNLNAKFGRGAVFLGAQGTRQEWSMRREFLSPSFTTRLSDLPVIQC; translated from the coding sequence ATGAAGCACTTTGCGCTTATCGATGCTAATAGCATGTATGTCAGCTGTGAGTGTGTCTTTCAGCCGCAGTACCGCAAAAAACCTTGTGTAGTATTGAGTAATAACGATGGCGCTGTAGTGGCTGCTAATAGGCTCGCGGTTGAAGCTGGCATAGCTAAATTCGAGCCCTATTTTAAGCAAAAGGGAATAATTGATAAAAATGGTATCAAGGTGTTCTCAAGTAACTACGCTCTGTACGCGTCCATCAGTGGACAAATGATGGCTACGATCTCTGAGTTTGCGTCCGAATCTCATATCTATTCAATAGATGAGATTTTTTTAAACCTAACTAATGACCTGAAATTGATTCCCGATGTTGTTCAATTTGGCCAAAAGATTAGGCAAACAGTTTGGCGTGAATGCAGAATACCGGTTTCTTTCGGTAGCGGACCAACGCTCACGCTAAGCAAGCTTGCAAACAAACTGACCAAAAGTATTCGTGAATACAACGGTGTCTGTGTCATTAAAACAGAGAAAGATCGCATTGATGCTTTGAAAATGACAAGTGTGAAGGATGTTTGGGGTATCGGTCGAGCCTCTGCGAAACGTTTAAAATGGATGGGTATTGATACGGCGTTTGACCTAGCTCTTCTCGGGCCCGAAGAGGCTAGGAGACGTTTTGATATCAACATGCAAAGGACGGTACTAGAGTTACAAGGCGAGCCAGCAAAAATGTGGGATGACTGTCGCAAGGACAAGCAGCAGATCATGTCCACGCGTAGTGTAGGTACCAGAATTCGAACATTAGACGAACTAAAGCAGGCTTTGAGCTTTCATGCTTCAATAGTTGCAAGGAAATGCCGAGATCAAAATAGTTCATGTCTAACATTGATGGCATTTGCGAACACATCCCCGTTCGATAACAAACCTCAAAGCTTTAAGGCGATTCACCAATTCGAGTTCCCGAGCTCAGACTCTACGCGATTCAGCAAAGTAGTGACTGGCATGGCTGAAAGCTTGTTTAAGTCTAATGTTGATTACTACAAAGTTGGTGTCGGCGCACTCCAACTGGTCTCAGACAAACAGCGGCAAGTAGATTTGTTCGCGGAGCCAGAAGATCCAGCGTTAATGGGGGTTGTCGATAACTTAAATGCTAAGTTTGGTCGGGGTGCTGTATTCTTAGGTGCCCAGGGAACACGACAAGAGTGGTCGATGAGGAGAGAGTTCTTATCACCGAGCTTTACGACCAGGTTATCAGATTTGCCAGTCATCCAATGCTAA
- a CDS encoding DotH/IcmK family type IV secretion protein — MAQKNIVSNITLGLCWAALLSFSNPVLSNVLTEDEVVSALLFKYGGIEEVLIHVDELSVPQQNAMQRYITNLEYLKLQSNYKNRTKLELLGAENAQNDLYLQHKINSDPNFIEKMRLLEQQAVFAKNKLLHEPPKSLIDTVPFDPSLPQELNLQVYPGFPGAISFFDQTGAPWPILLVKQGTDGVFKSEKMPNNSYSLEAQTAGVTNSGWFVLEGLDTTIPFRITSQNTDYFNSRRQVILPLIGPNAKPLKYTSSSRVDVAKAGPEFYSFLSGTTNGVSGAKEAKLEGIKGQAFLYNDFVYIRTTANLRGKGSSLVQEGSVGAYNLYKLYPRSFYWFFDGRAKVKAFVSDERR; from the coding sequence GTGGCTCAAAAAAATATAGTTTCAAATATCACTTTAGGTCTTTGCTGGGCAGCATTGCTTTCTTTTAGTAACCCTGTGTTATCAAATGTTTTGACTGAGGATGAGGTTGTTAGTGCTCTCCTATTTAAGTATGGCGGGATTGAAGAAGTACTTATCCATGTTGATGAACTATCAGTACCACAACAAAATGCGATGCAACGATACATTACTAATTTGGAATATTTAAAATTACAGTCGAATTATAAGAACCGAACCAAACTGGAATTGTTGGGTGCAGAAAATGCACAAAATGACTTATATCTACAACATAAAATAAATTCAGACCCAAACTTCATTGAAAAAATGAGGTTACTTGAACAACAAGCTGTATTCGCCAAAAACAAGTTGCTGCATGAGCCACCCAAAAGCTTGATAGACACTGTTCCATTTGACCCATCATTACCGCAGGAACTCAACTTGCAGGTGTATCCAGGGTTCCCAGGGGCGATTTCATTCTTCGATCAAACAGGGGCTCCTTGGCCTATTCTGTTGGTCAAACAAGGTACGGACGGCGTATTCAAATCCGAAAAAATGCCAAATAACTCATACAGTCTCGAAGCTCAAACCGCTGGCGTTACTAATAGTGGTTGGTTTGTACTAGAGGGCCTTGATACTACGATTCCATTTAGAATTACGTCCCAGAACACCGACTATTTTAACTCTAGAAGACAAGTGATACTTCCATTAATCGGCCCTAACGCAAAACCATTGAAATACACGTCTTCCTCTAGAGTCGATGTTGCTAAGGCCGGACCTGAATTTTATTCATTCTTATCTGGAACAACTAATGGTGTTTCAGGAGCAAAGGAAGCAAAGCTTGAAGGCATCAAAGGTCAAGCATTTCTATACAATGACTTTGTTTATATCAGAACAACCGCCAACCTAAGAGGTAAGGGAAGCTCATTGGTTCAAGAAGGTAGTGTTGGCGCGTATAACCTTTATAAATTGTACCCACGATCTTTTTATTGGTTTTTCGATGGAAGAGCAAAGGTTAAAGCCTTTGTCAGTGATGAGAGAAGATAA